The Candidatus Nomurabacteria bacterium genomic sequence GCCTGGCATACCACCAGCAGGTGCCGCCGGAGCTGGCGGTTCAGGAATTTCTACTACCAATGCACCCATGGTAACGGCCGTTGCTGCAATTGAAACCGCACTGAGCACAGCCTCTTTTGTGACACGGACCGGGTCTATAACACCAGCTTTTTTAACATCAATCAGCTTCGTACTCGGGTTGTTTACATCAACACCCATTCCAGGCTTTGCCGCCTCTACCTGCGCCAGAAGTGCTTCACTGTTCAGTCCTGCGTTTGCTGTAATTAACGTAAATGGTATGCGCAGCGCCTGCTTCAAAATCTGCCGGCCGGCATTGATACTATCCGTACCATCAGCCACTATACTTGCAGCCAAATTTACCAACGTTACGCCTCCACCGGCGACTATTCCTTCACTCAACGCAGCCTTTGTTGCAGCCACGGCATCGTCTACACGAAATTTCTTTTCGTCAATCTCGGTCTCAGTTGCTCCGCCGACTTTAATGACCGCAACCTTTCCGCTTAATGCAGCGGCTCGTTTTTCAAGCTGTTCTTTATCGTATTCGCTATTTGCATTTTCAGCTTGTGCAATCATCTGAGTGATTCGTGCCTTTACAGCACTAAGCTTACCGCTGCCCTCAACAATTGTCGTACTGTCTTTACCGACGATAACTTTTCGAGCACTACCCACAACATCTAACTCTACGTTTTCAAACGTCAGTCCTTGGTCTTCCGATATGACAGTCGCTCCTGTCAAAACAGCAATATCTTGTAATTTGTCTTTGCGGCGATCACCGAAATCAGGTGCTTTTACGGCCACGGTATTCAATACACCCTTGAGCTTATTCAGAATCAATACGCTCAGTGCCTCGCCTTCGACCTCATCGGCAATCAAGACAACGTCTTTTTTGCCAGCCTGAGCAAGCTTCTCAATTAGCGGAAGGATTTCCTGAACGCTACTAATTTTTTTGTCAGTGATTACAACTGCCGGTTTTTCATACACAGCCTCTTGACGACTCGCATCCGTTACAAAGAATGGCGAAGACCAGCCTCGATCGAGGCTAAATCCTTCAACCACTTCGGCTTCAAGCTCAAGCCCTTGACCCGCCTCGACAGTTACAACAGCGTCTTTACCAACTTTTTCTATAACGCCAGCAATCTTATTTCCAATTTCACTATCACCAGCGCTAATAGTTGCAACGTCTGCCACGCGTGCTGTCTTGCCTTCAATACTCTCGGCAAGTTTATCAAGCTGTTTTACGACTTCGTCGCCAGCCGCCTCTATGCCTTTTCGGAGCTCCATAGGATTATGACCTGCTGCAATCATTCGATTAGCCTGCTCCAAAATATTATATGTAAGAACAGTCACGGTAGTCGTACCGTCTCCGGCGTCTTTATTTAGCTTGCTCGCAGCCTGCTTAATCAATTCCGCACCTGTCTTATATCCCAACGTTTCATCGTCTTCCGGCAAATCAATCGCCTCGGCAACCGTTACACCGTCGTGCGTTACCGTCGGACCACCATAGCCCTTGGCAATGACAACATTACGTCCTTTTGGACCATACGTTACCTTCACTGCATCATATAGTGCCTTCGCCCCACCAAGCACTCGCGCTCGAGCATCATCATCATAAAATACTTTTTTTGCCATCATTTCCTCCTAAACTGTCGCTAGTATGTCTTCTTCCTTAACAATCAAATAAACGGTGCCGTCTATTTTCAGCTCGGTTGTCGTGTATTCTTTATAAACAATACGATCGCCTTTTTTTATTTCTTTAACATCTGGCCCAATTGCCTCTACAGTCGCAACTACCGGCTTTTCCTTCGCCGCATCTGGTAAATAAATGCCGCTTGCAGTCTTGGTTTTCGCTTCCTCGCGGACAGCAACCACACGATCAGCAAGGGGCTTGATAGGTGAACTCATAAGTGTGATCCTCCGTTTGTTTAACATTATTAATTGTAAACAAAAAAATTAGCACTTGCAAGGTGCGAGTGCTAATTTTTATAAAAATTCTTTATCTTGTTCGGTTTCGTATCTTTATATGAGAATCACCGTTGTAGTCACCGAAATCATCTTCCTCAAAAGTATCGAGAGTCGCCGCTCTGGCCAGACTGGCTCGAATTTCTTTATCCGTACGTCCGCCAACTTCCGCAATTGTCGGATAGGTATCATTGTTCAAATGCTCCGAAGCACTTTCTGCTTCTGGCTGTTCTGCTTCACGTAATATACGATCGGCCTCTTGTTCAAGTTCACTTGGACTCATTTGAGCATAATAATCATCTAGGCCGTCACGAATTACTTCTTTTAAATAAGCTTTATCTTTATTAATTAGGCCACGCTGCTCCCATTGATTTTCCCAGTATCCCTGATCGATATGCCCTTTGCGCTGTCCTGCATCACCGTGATCTTGCGTACGATTGTGGCGGTATTTAGATTTTGATTTGTTTGATTTTGGTTTTTCCATCATATTGGTCATGTTTTAAATTATACATTTTTTTGACTAATTGTCAATAATGCTTATGTAATTGACTTTTTATCTTTCGCGTGCTAAGCTTAAGCAAGAATTAGTTGCACATACAAACAAAAAATACCTATGAAAAAAGACGCATCTTCACCTCACGAAAATCACATTTCGACTGACGAATCGGAGATGACGGCCGATCAACGTGAATTTCTTGAGCGTATGTACTCTATGTACTCCGCAACCGCCACTACAGGAGAAAAATTACGTGACCTCTACTCACGCGAAGGTGCCCAGTCGCTAGACCAAGCAGTTGAAGACTTGGCATACGAGCTCATGGCAGACAACGAGGAGTACAAAGAGCTCCTGCATCAACGAGAATTAAATCGAAACGCCCCAATCGGTCCCCGAGTACGCGAACTAGAGGCAATGTACAAAAATTTTATCTATAGCATTAATGATCTTCCGAATGAAACAAGATATAAGCAAATTGAGGCTGCACGAAATAATGTCAAACACATACTAGCCGAAAGTATCAAAGAACCAATAGATGACCCCGAAAAAGCCATCGAGGTGCTTGGAATTAAACGAAAAGACAACGAAGGACATATCTCGTACCACTTCCCCGTCGAACTTGTTCCGGAATCAGTAAATGAAAAATGGGAAGTATATCTTGCGGCAGCTTGCGCCAATATAATCGCCGAAGACAATCTCAGGTCATCTGGAAACACTGATGAAATAGATGCAACAGATTCGGCACGAGTTTACGCTCATAACGCTGTAACCGACGACATACATGCGATATTAAACATCGACGGTATAAAAGGCTGGGACAGGGCTCGAACGCGCCAGCTACTTGCAACTATACGCGACAATACCTTCGCTACGTTTGGCTCAAAGAACGCATCGTCTCAAGAAACTGAACTAGCCAATAAATTGCTTGCAAAATACAACGACAAACAACTTGCAATCGTAAAAGCTCTTAGTAGTCGCTAACATTCCTTGTTTCGTTGACCAATAATTAATTTTGTTGTATCATATTTATGTATTACCCTGAAGAAACGAGATGGGTTATGACGCAAAAATTGCGAGGCGTATTTCGAACCAACGAAACGTCCGAGCAGGTGGCTCATCAGGTTGAACTTTCGCAAAAAAGCGCACAGCCCGTAAAAATAGCCACCGATACAGGTACCTCATTTGTCGCTACTTTTGTTAAAGAGCAAAACCAAGTGGCCGTCGGTACCACCGAATCGGGTGAAAGTATTGCGATATTCCTAGGAGAAAGAGCTCGTCGCTCCGTACTTCATGGAACAATTGTCATTGAAAGCCCGTAGCCAGTGTCGTTTGTGTAACACATTCGACACTGGCTTTTTCAATATACTTACTCAGACTTAAGCAAAGTGCCTTTTTCGGCAGCAGGCAAAAAATTACCAGCATTAACAAGTTCGCCGATTTCATTCAAACCAGTTTGCATAGAGATAGCAGCACCGTGAGAATCAAATAATGAAATCACGGCCAAATTTTGAGCCGCACTGTAATCCAATAATGCAGCACCTGCTGATTTATTTTCGCTAAGAGACGTATACACGGCTTGCTGACCACCAACACCAGCATCAATTACTGTTCTTCCCTGAAGTAAAAGCCCCTCTACAAACGCCGTTACTGCAGTTTTATCGGCAATTTGCGACGTCACGACAGCAACACTGCCGTCTTCTGGAAGCCATTCTGCAAACGCCTTGCCGACATTCCATACGTATTCGGTGGCCATAGAGTCTCCGAGATGAACGCGAATATCTGCATCAGAAAATATTGTTCCCATATGGAATAATTGTATACCACGCCCGTGTAACGTCCAAAACATTTGTGTCAAAAATTAGCGTAGGTAGTATACTGGCTATATGAATATACGCTTTGCTGCTAATGGCGAAATTGCCTCATGGGACTCCAAGGTTCTTTCTAATCCCGACGGCGGAAATGTATTCCAAAGTGAAGAATTCGCAGATCAAAAAAAGTTATCTGGCTGGGAACCACGATTTATCTTCGCAGATGAAACCGCTATAACCGTACTCGAAAAGAGCGTGTTTGGCCTAGGAAAATTATGGTACATACCCAAGGGCCCGGGAGTTTCTAGCGTAGAACAACTTGGCGACATACTACCCATGCTGAACGAGTTTGCCAACGAAAACGGCGTTTTCGCCATCAAGATTGAGCCTGAACTTATAAAGACAAGTGAAACCATGGAAGCCCTCGAAAAACTTGGGCTGACGCCCACCTCACCAATACAACCCAACTTTTCGACAGTGCTTATTGATATTTCACCAGATCCTAACGAAATCATCGCAAATCTCAACCAAACAAGTCGTCATGCCATGCGACGCGCTGAACGCGATGGTGTAAAAGTAAATGCTGTTGAATCCGACAATGTGAATTGTAAGCTGTTTTATGACCTACTCTCTGATACAGCTGCGAACTCATTCAACATCCGATCCTATGACTATTACTACAAATTTTGGAAGCGTTTTGCTGATGCCGGCCTAGGACAGCTATTTTTCACCTACTACAACGATAAACTAGTGGCAGGTGCGTTCGCTATGGTTTTCGGCGAAAAAAGCATTTATAAAGACGGCGCCAGTGTCCGGGAGAAAACTGCATATGGTGCAAGCCATTTATTACAGTTACACGTTATGCAGTGGGCAAAACTACAGGGTTCAAAGATGCACGATCTTGGCGGCTCACCACCAAGCGATCAAATCGGCAATAAAGATCACCCCCACTACGGCATAGGTGTATTTAAAACGAGCTTCAATAAACAAGTTACCGACTATGTTGGAGCCTTTGACTTGGTTGTTAAACCCACAAAGTACCGATGGTGGAAACAGTTTGGCGAACGAACCGTGCAGCGCCTGTGGTGGCGAAAGCATCAAGAAAGCTGGTATTAAGACTCTCCTATTAGCTCTCGGACAACGTCAGCATCGTTCCAAGGCATACGTT encodes the following:
- a CDS encoding peptidoglycan bridge formation glycyltransferase FemA/FemB family protein; this encodes MNIRFAANGEIASWDSKVLSNPDGGNVFQSEEFADQKKLSGWEPRFIFADETAITVLEKSVFGLGKLWYIPKGPGVSSVEQLGDILPMLNEFANENGVFAIKIEPELIKTSETMEALEKLGLTPTSPIQPNFSTVLIDISPDPNEIIANLNQTSRHAMRRAERDGVKVNAVESDNVNCKLFYDLLSDTAANSFNIRSYDYYYKFWKRFADAGLGQLFFTYYNDKLVAGAFAMVFGEKSIYKDGASVREKTAYGASHLLQLHVMQWAKLQGSKMHDLGGSPPSDQIGNKDHPHYGIGVFKTSFNKQVTDYVGAFDLVVKPTKYRWWKQFGERTVQRLWWRKHQESWY
- a CDS encoding co-chaperone GroES encodes the protein MSSPIKPLADRVVAVREEAKTKTASGIYLPDAAKEKPVVATVEAIGPDVKEIKKGDRIVYKEYTTTELKIDGTVYLIVKEEDILATV
- a CDS encoding molecular chaperone GroEL gives rise to the protein MAKKVFYDDDARARVLGGAKALYDAVKVTYGPKGRNVVIAKGYGGPTVTHDGVTVAEAIDLPEDDETLGYKTGAELIKQAASKLNKDAGDGTTTVTVLTYNILEQANRMIAAGHNPMELRKGIEAAGDEVVKQLDKLAESIEGKTARVADVATISAGDSEIGNKIAGVIEKVGKDAVVTVEAGQGLELEAEVVEGFSLDRGWSSPFFVTDASRQEAVYEKPAVVITDKKISSVQEILPLIEKLAQAGKKDVVLIADEVEGEALSVLILNKLKGVLNTVAVKAPDFGDRRKDKLQDIAVLTGATVISEDQGLTFENVELDVVGSARKVIVGKDSTTIVEGSGKLSAVKARITQMIAQAENANSEYDKEQLEKRAAALSGKVAVIKVGGATETEIDEKKFRVDDAVAATKAALSEGIVAGGGVTLVNLAASIVADGTDSINAGRQILKQALRIPFTLITANAGLNSEALLAQVEAAKPGMGVDVNNPSTKLIDVKKAGVIDPVRVTKEAVLSAVSIAATAVTMGALVVEIPEPPAPAAPAGGMPGGMGF